Genomic segment of Streptomyces brevispora:
GCGCCCGTGCGGGCTTGCGGCGGAGGACGCGCCGGGGTGTCGGTCTCCGTCAACCCGGTGCCGTACGGCTGGATGCAGCGGACAGGAATTGACAGGTACCCGGACGGGTTCGGTGGGTGGCGCCTGCAGGCGTGTGTGACGGATATGTCATCACTTCGTAACACGTACCGGGGTGGTTTCCACTGATCGGGCAACAGCGCCAAAGTGTGCCTTCTCGGCATCACGCCGGGACCGAACAACGCCCGGACCGCACGGCCCGGGCCTGCATCTGAGGGGTCTTCATGTCCCGTTCCGCACGGCGGATCACCGCCACCGTTCTCGCTTCCGGCGCGCTTCTGGCCGCTGCCGCTCTTCCGGCGACCGCAGACGGTCGCGACCACGGCCGCGATCGTGACCGCGACCACGGCCACAGCCGCGACGATGGCCGCGACCACAGCCGCGATCATGGCCGTGACCAGGGCCACGGCCGCGACGATGGCCGTGACCAGGGCCACGGCCGCGACGATGGCCGCGATCACGGCCGCGATCATGGCCGCGACCACGGCCGCGACCACGGGCACAGCAAGCCGGCCCAGCGCTCGGCCGTCGTCCTGGGCAAGATCCAGTACGACAGCCCCGGCCGCGCCAACGGCTCGAACCGGAGCCTGAACGGTGAATGGGTCACGGTCACCAACACCGGCCGCAGCCCGGTCAACCTGCGTGGCTGGACGCTCAGTGACGAGAGCCGCCGCGTCTACCGCTTCGACCTGCGTCTGGCCGGCCGCTCCTCGGTGCGCGTGCACACCGGTGTCGGCCGTGACAACAGCCGCGATGTCTACCAGGACCTCCGCCACTACGTCTGGGACGAGAGCGACACGGCAACCCTCAGGGACGCGCACGGTCACAAGGTCGACTCGAAGTCCTGGGGCCGCCACCACCACGGCGGCCGCCGCTGACCGCTGACCGCCGCCCCCTGAACCCGGGGCCGCTGCCGGCTTCCTGACCGCGGCGCACCACGGCCCACCCGGCCGCGGTGCGCCGCACCCGTGTCCGCGGAGCCGGGCAGCCGGCCCGCCCGCACCGGCTGCCGGTCCGTCAGGAGCTGTCGTCGGGGTCCGGGATCTCCTGTTCGGTCCACAGGGCCTTGCCGTGGGTGCCGTACCGGGTGCCCCAGTGCGTGGCGAGCTGCGACACGATGAACAGGCCGCGGCCGCCCTCGTCGACGGTGCGCGCGTGGCGCAGGTGGGGCGCCACCGGGCTGGAGTCGTGGACCTCGCAGGTGAGGGTGCTGTCCAGCATGAGCCGCAGGTGCAGCGGCGGCGTTCCGTAGCGGACCGCGTTGGTGATCAGCTCGCTCGCGATCAGTTCGGTCGCCCCGATCGTCTCCTCGTCGAGGTTCCACCCTTCGAGCCGGTCCCGGACCAGCGTGCGGGCGACGGCCGGTGTGGTCGTGTCGTGGGCCAGTTCCCAGGTCGCGAACCGGTCGGGCGGGACCACACCGGTCCTGGCGAGGAGCAGCGCGGCACCGTCGGGAGGGGTGTCGGCGGGCAGGCTGTAGACGATGTCGTCGCACAGCTTCTGCAGCGGGCGGTCCGGATAGGCGAGCGCGTCCTGCACCCTGGCCACGGACCGGGCGTCCGGCAGCAGCGAACCGGTGAGGAACGCCAGCACACTGCCCTCGTCGAGCTCGAACGTCGCCGTGGCGAAGGGGGCGCTGTCGTCGGAGAAGAGCGGCGGACCCTCCGGGACGTCGAGGACGATCGGGCTGCCGTCGGGCGCGACGGCGACCGGCGCCGGATGCCCCGCCCGTGCCACGGTGCAGGTCCGGGCGAACGGGTCGTAGACCGCGTACATGCAGGTCGCCGTCAGGGCCTGGTTGTGCAGCGAGTCGCCCGGCGGCAGCGACCTGCGTTCCTGGGCCAGCCGGTCGGCCGTGTCGTTGAGACGGGCCAGCACCTCGTCGGGCTCCAGGTCGAGACTGGCCAGCGCAAGGATGGCGATGCGCAACTGCCCCATGGTGATGGCCGTCTGCAGCCCCTGCCCCTCGACGTTGCCGATGATCAGCGCGGTGCGCGCACCGGACAGCCCGATGGTGTCGAACCAGCAGCCGCTGTTGCGCCCCGGGAGCAGCACGTGCGCGGTCTCGACGGCGATCCGGGCACCGTTGTGCCGCGGGAGCAGCCGGCGCTGGACGGTCGACGCGATCACATGGCTGTGCTCGAAGCGCCGCGCGTTCTCGATGCTCAGCGCAGCATGGGCGGCCGCCGTCAGCGCGAGGGAGAGGTCGTCCTCGTCGTACGGCTCGACGCCGCGGAACCGGTAGAGGCTCACCAGGCCGAGGACGGCGCCGTGATGTTTCAGCGGGACCACGATCAGGGAGTGGGCCCCGGACACCTCGACCATCCGCGCGCTGTCCGGATCCTTGGCCAGCCACGGGGTGTCCGGGCCGAGCGCGGACAGCCGGGGGCGCAGATCCGTGACGGCCAGCGCGAACGGCGTACGGCGGGGCAGCCGCCGCATGTCTCCGGCCACGTGGTCCCCGCCGAGCCCCCGCTGCGCCGCGCGGCGCAGCGGCACGTCGTGCCCCAGCGGACTGAGCGGTGGGGGTGAACCGCGCAGGACCTCGTCCACCACCTCGACCACGGCGAAGTCGGCGAACCGCGGCACCAACGCCGCGACCAGCCCCTCGCAGGTCGCCGCCACATCGAGGGATTGGCCCGCCTCCCGGCGCACGGCCGTCAGACAGTTCGCCCGGGCCCGCGCCTTCTCCCGTTCGTTGACATCGACGACCGCTGCCAGCAGTCCGAGCGGCCGCCCCTCGGGGTCGTCCAGGCGGTGGAGGGTGACCATCAGGCTGCGATGGGGGCCGGGGGCGCTCATCAGCCGGCCGCGGATGACCCGGTTGAGCACGGGAACGCCGCTCTCCAGCACCTTGCGCAGCACTCGTTCCGCCTCGTCCGGATCATCGAGCCGGTACGCCTCGGTGAAGTGCAGTCCCACGATCTGTTCGGCGCCGACCATGTCGGGCAGGGGGTTGACGCGCTCCACCCGCAGCTCGGTGTCCAGGACGTGCAGTCCCACCGCGGACTGGTTGAACAGGGCGTCAAGGAGCGCCGCCGTCATGACATCGCCCGTGGTCGTCCCGGGAGCCTGCCCACCGGCGTCCGTCACGTCGCACCCCCGTCCGGAACCGCCGCCCCATGAATCGGCAGCTCTCGGGACAGCCTGCGTACGTCCGGTCCGGCCCGCCACCGCGCAGGGCCGTACGGGTGAACCGGCTTCCGCGCGCACCGCCGTGATCCGGGTACGGAGGGACGGCAACCTTTCCAGGCCCTGTGGTCACTGACGTTACGAAACCCGCCCCCACCCCGGAAGGCATCCACCGTGGCTCCTGAGCAACCCCGATCCGCCCGCAGACGCCGCACCATCGGTCCCCGCACGCTGCTCGGCGCGGTGGCGGCGGGTCTGCTGGCCACCGCCGGACTGGTCGTCTCCGGCCAGATCTCGCAGGCCGCGACCGTACGCCAGGCAGAGGCGCTGGACCGCGGCGTCGTCAGCGTCCACACCGACGCCGGCAACCTGATCAGCTGGCGCTGGCTCGCCACCGACGCCGACGACGTCTCCTTCAACGTCTACCGGGCCGGAACCAAGGTCAACGCCTCACCGGTCACCGGCTCGACGAACTACTTCCACGCCGGGGCGCCCAACTCCGCGGACTACACCGTGCGCGCGGTCGTCGCAGGCGTCGAGCAGAGCGACTCCGTGCACGCGATCCAGTTCCGCACCGGCTACAAGGACGTGCCGATCAGCCCGCCCGCCGGGGGCACGACCCCCGACGGCGTCGCGTACACCTACGAGGCCAACGACGCGTCCGTCGGAGACCTCGACGGCGACGGCGCACTCGACTTCGTACTGAAGTGGCAGCCCACCAACGCCAAGGACAACTCCCAGTCCGGCTACACGGGCAACACGATCGTCGACGGGATCAGGCTCGACGGCACCCGGCTGTGGCGCGTCGACCTCGGCCGCAACATCCGCTCGGGCGCGCACTACACCCAGTTCCAGGTGTACGACTACGACGGCGACGGCAAGGCCGAGGTCGCGATGAAGACCGCAGACGGCACCGTCGACGGGCAGGGCAGGGCGATCGGCAGCACGTCCGCCGACTACCGCAACTCCTCCGGCTACATCCTGTCCGGGCCCGAATACCTGACGATGTTCAACGGCAGGACGGGTGCCGCCATGGGTACGGTCGACTACGTTCCCGCACGCGGCACCGTGTCCTCGTGGGGCGACAGTTACGGCAATCGCGTCGACCGCTTCCTCGCCGGCACCGCCTGCCTCGACGGTGCGCGCCCGTCACTGATCATGGCCCGCGGCTACTACACACGGACCGTCATCGCCGCCTGGGACTGGCGGGACGGGGCGTTCACCCGGCGCTGGACCTTCGACACCAGCAGCTCCACCAACTCCGGCAAGGGATACGACGGCCAGGGCAACCACCAGCTCTCGGTGGCCGACGTCGACGCCGACGGCAAGGACGAGATCATCTACGGCGCCATGGCCGTCGACGACAACGGCAACGCCCTGTGGACCACGAAGAACGGCCACGGAGATGCCATGCACGTCGGTGACCTGGACCCGTCCCGTGCCGAACTGGAGGAGTTCAAGGTCGACGAGGACGGCTCCCGGCCCTCGTCGTGGATGGCGGACGCGAGGACCGGCCAGATCCTCTGGTCCACGCCCGCCAACGGTGACAACGGACGCGGCGTCAGCGACGACATCTGGTCGGGCAGCGCCGGCGCCGAGTCCTGGTCGGCCGCGGTGGACGGGGTGCGGAACCCGAAGGGCACCGTCGTCGCGAGCCGAAAGCCCTCCAGCTCCAACTTCCTGGTCTGGTGGGACGGCGACACCACCAGGGAACTCCTCGACGGCACCCACATCGACAAGTACGGCACCTCGTCCGACACCCGGCTGCTGACCGGGGCGTCGGTGCACTCCAA
This window contains:
- a CDS encoding rhamnogalacturonan lyase — its product is MAPEQPRSARRRRTIGPRTLLGAVAAGLLATAGLVVSGQISQAATVRQAEALDRGVVSVHTDAGNLISWRWLATDADDVSFNVYRAGTKVNASPVTGSTNYFHAGAPNSADYTVRAVVAGVEQSDSVHAIQFRTGYKDVPISPPAGGTTPDGVAYTYEANDASVGDLDGDGALDFVLKWQPTNAKDNSQSGYTGNTIVDGIRLDGTRLWRVDLGRNIRSGAHYTQFQVYDYDGDGKAEVAMKTADGTVDGQGRAIGSTSADYRNSSGYILSGPEYLTMFNGRTGAAMGTVDYVPARGTVSSWGDSYGNRVDRFLAGTACLDGARPSLIMARGYYTRTVIAAWDWRDGAFTRRWTFDTSSSTNSGKGYDGQGNHQLSVADVDADGKDEIIYGAMAVDDNGNALWTTKNGHGDAMHVGDLDPSRAELEEFKVDEDGSRPSSWMADARTGQILWSTPANGDNGRGVSDDIWSGSAGAESWSAAVDGVRNPKGTVVASRKPSSSNFLVWWDGDTTRELLDGTHIDKYGTSSDTRLLTGASVHSNNGTKATPAISGDLFGDWREEVVWPTTDNTALRIYSTPYETGTRITTLLHDTTYRMALAWQNTAYNQPPHPSFHIGSGMATAPRPKVSTP
- a CDS encoding SpoIIE family protein phosphatase, encoding MTAALLDALFNQSAVGLHVLDTELRVERVNPLPDMVGAEQIVGLHFTEAYRLDDPDEAERVLRKVLESGVPVLNRVIRGRLMSAPGPHRSLMVTLHRLDDPEGRPLGLLAAVVDVNEREKARARANCLTAVRREAGQSLDVAATCEGLVAALVPRFADFAVVEVVDEVLRGSPPPLSPLGHDVPLRRAAQRGLGGDHVAGDMRRLPRRTPFALAVTDLRPRLSALGPDTPWLAKDPDSARMVEVSGAHSLIVVPLKHHGAVLGLVSLYRFRGVEPYDEDDLSLALTAAAHAALSIENARRFEHSHVIASTVQRRLLPRHNGARIAVETAHVLLPGRNSGCWFDTIGLSGARTALIIGNVEGQGLQTAITMGQLRIAILALASLDLEPDEVLARLNDTADRLAQERRSLPPGDSLHNQALTATCMYAVYDPFARTCTVARAGHPAPVAVAPDGSPIVLDVPEGPPLFSDDSAPFATATFELDEGSVLAFLTGSLLPDARSVARVQDALAYPDRPLQKLCDDIVYSLPADTPPDGAALLLARTGVVPPDRFATWELAHDTTTPAVARTLVRDRLEGWNLDEETIGATELIASELITNAVRYGTPPLHLRLMLDSTLTCEVHDSSPVAPHLRHARTVDEGGRGLFIVSQLATHWGTRYGTHGKALWTEQEIPDPDDSS
- a CDS encoding lamin tail domain-containing protein, whose product is MSRSARRITATVLASGALLAAAALPATADGRDHGRDRDRDHGHSRDDGRDHSRDHGRDQGHGRDDGRDQGHGRDDGRDHGRDHGRDHGRDHGHSKPAQRSAVVLGKIQYDSPGRANGSNRSLNGEWVTVTNTGRSPVNLRGWTLSDESRRVYRFDLRLAGRSSVRVHTGVGRDNSRDVYQDLRHYVWDESDTATLRDAHGHKVDSKSWGRHHHGGRR